One region of Candidatus Wallbacteria bacterium genomic DNA includes:
- a CDS encoding uracil-DNA glycosylase: MDYRELEQLDLNGVASRIKNCFECSLAAGRSNAVPGEGNGKSRLLFIGEGPGEEEDLSGRPFVGKAGELLDKILQSVGFERKDIYLTNVVKCRPPNNRDPSKSELNSCWPYLLRQIESINPLVIAALGRIAAGFLLSSESFSITRDHGKVFTFSHDAVLMPLYHPSYLLRNPSRDKDSPKYQMWEDVKRLKQIYDSFDKNS, encoded by the coding sequence ATGGACTACAGGGAACTGGAACAACTTGATCTGAATGGCGTAGCTTCCAGGATCAAGAACTGCTTTGAATGCTCTCTGGCGGCCGGGAGATCCAACGCTGTACCAGGTGAGGGCAACGGGAAGTCCCGTCTCCTGTTTATCGGCGAAGGTCCCGGTGAGGAAGAAGACCTCAGCGGCAGACCTTTTGTGGGCAAGGCCGGTGAACTGCTGGATAAGATTTTGCAGTCCGTAGGTTTTGAACGCAAAGATATCTACCTCACTAATGTCGTCAAATGCCGTCCTCCCAATAACCGCGATCCCTCGAAATCTGAACTGAACTCCTGCTGGCCGTATCTTCTCAGGCAGATCGAATCGATAAATCCGCTGGTGATTGCTGCTCTAGGCAGGATTGCCGCCGGATTCCTGCTCTCGAGCGAGAGCTTCAGCATCACCAGGGACCATGGAAAGGTTTTTACCTTTTCCCATGATGCAGTGCTGATGCCTTTGTACCATCCCTCATATCTCCTGAGAAATCCGTCGCGCGACAAAGATTCTCCCAAGTACCAGATGTGGGAAGACGTGAAGCGCCTGAAACAGATCTATGATTCATTCGATAAAAATTCTTAG
- the folK gene encoding 2-amino-4-hydroxy-6-hydroxymethyldihydropteridine diphosphokinase: MNSGIYLGMGSNLGDRFNNLSQALIMLTKLPKLVLEQESSIYETRPYALKNQPDFLNKVVMVETLYSPRELLRELLKIEEKMGRIRREKHGPRIIDIDILFYDRWIIEEEDLVVPHHDVQNRDFFLYPMLEIAPEFEHPKLGRSISDLLAELIVRNYAL; encoded by the coding sequence TTGAACAGTGGAATCTATCTTGGCATGGGCTCCAACCTGGGCGACAGATTCAACAACCTGAGCCAGGCTTTGATCATGCTGACCAAGCTTCCCAAGCTGGTTCTGGAGCAGGAGTCGAGCATCTATGAAACCAGGCCATATGCATTGAAGAACCAGCCGGATTTTTTGAACAAAGTTGTGATGGTGGAAACCCTTTACAGTCCCAGGGAGCTTTTAAGAGAACTTTTGAAAATAGAGGAAAAGATGGGGAGGATCAGAAGGGAGAAGCACGGCCCCAGGATCATAGATATTGATATTCTGTTTTATGACCGCTGGATCATTGAGGAAGAAGATCTGGTGGTTCCTCACCATGATGTGCAGAACAGGGATTTTTTCCTCTATCCCATGCTGGAAATAGCTCCGGAATTTGAGCATCCCAAACTTGGCAGAAGTATCTCTGATCTACTTGCTGAACTGATAGTCAGGAATTACGCGCTGTAG
- the folB gene encoding dihydroneopterin aldolase, whose protein sequence is MEKIRLRDLEFYGYHGVSQEERKLGQKLAVHLEMTADLEKACQSDRIEDTVDYTRVYAGVKAIIEGSERFYLLEHMAEQIAKYILTEFRPVLEVIVTVCKQSVPYPGIGSCELEIRRKR, encoded by the coding sequence ATGGAAAAGATCAGGCTCAGGGATCTCGAATTTTACGGATACCATGGCGTTTCTCAGGAAGAGAGGAAGCTTGGACAGAAACTGGCTGTCCATCTGGAAATGACTGCTGATCTCGAAAAAGCCTGCCAGAGCGACAGAATCGAAGACACTGTGGATTACACAAGAGTATATGCCGGAGTAAAGGCAATCATAGAAGGCAGTGAACGGTTTTATTTACTGGAACATATGGCTGAGCAGATCGCAAAGTACATTTTAACGGAATTCCGGCCTGTCCTGGAAGTTATAGTCACTGTCTGCAAGCAGAGCGTTCCATATCCGGGCATCGGCAGTTGTGAGCTCGAGATCAGGAGGAAGCGTTGA
- a CDS encoding C1 family peptidase yields the protein MKTFSCLFLIVTCIFLSQTSIWATDTDDSAITLTRAERFAIYQEAQEIAAENGNSFEVSKDAIPKYKYPNGLKLLSAEGKGDLLNKINSAGVIKAMLPKWDWRDHEGVTKVKNQGDCGSCWAFAATGNFEHSIKTFDSKETDLSEQDLMNCNKQGYGCDGGCLDCSEYFRDSGAAMESDEPYKAQKGSCNSGLSRQYKIKEYANFEEDAEMMKSCIYYYGSIVTVCDAGSAFRAYSRGVYNVKGGTPNHAILAIGWDDPAGYWIIKNSWGEEWGEKGYGKIKYGSACVGQENTVIDYKGKQLDH from the coding sequence ATGAAGACTTTTTCCTGTCTGTTTTTGATTGTCACATGTATTTTTCTCTCTCAGACTTCAATCTGGGCCACAGACACCGACGATTCCGCGATCACTTTGACCAGGGCGGAGCGTTTTGCGATTTATCAGGAAGCCCAGGAAATTGCCGCAGAAAACGGCAATTCATTCGAAGTTTCGAAGGATGCCATACCTAAGTATAAATACCCCAATGGTTTGAAATTGCTGAGTGCAGAAGGAAAAGGCGATCTTCTGAACAAAATCAATTCCGCTGGAGTCATCAAGGCGATGCTCCCTAAATGGGACTGGCGTGATCACGAGGGAGTCACCAAGGTTAAAAACCAGGGCGATTGCGGAAGCTGCTGGGCCTTTGCAGCTACAGGAAATTTTGAGCATTCGATCAAGACATTTGACAGCAAGGAAACAGATCTTTCCGAACAGGACCTGATGAACTGCAATAAACAGGGATACGGCTGCGACGGAGGCTGCCTGGACTGCTCTGAGTATTTCCGGGATTCAGGTGCAGCTATGGAAAGCGATGAACCATACAAGGCTCAGAAAGGCAGCTGCAACAGCGGACTTTCCAGACAATACAAAATCAAGGAATATGCCAATTTCGAAGAAGATGCCGAAATGATGAAATCCTGTATTTATTATTACGGGTCGATCGTTACAGTCTGCGATGCAGGCTCTGCTTTCAGGGCTTATTCCAGGGGCGTCTATAATGTGAAGGGTGGCACCCCCAACCATGCAATCCTGGCGATTGGCTGGGATGATCCTGCCGGCTACTGGATCATCAAGAATTCCTGGGGTGAGGAATGGGGCGAGAAAGGCTACGGCAAGATTAAATACGGTTCTGCCTGCGTGGGACAGGAGAATACAGTCATAGATTATAAAGGCAAGCAGCTCGACCATTAA
- the folP gene encoding dihydropteroate synthase, with protein MIHSIKILSLSSRTEEELASDLGRSGVSPEGVRIMAGKGIILPLKIFRVPVTEANILKQEMLSLGADAAVSSGTVDHSAVYTDLILLGTGKTYLELVSRIRRHNFRFLTALAAELESFPDQRIRIFKVGEKQYELGRRYLMGILNLTPDSFYAGSRLKSIDEALGRADRMAEDGADFLDLGAESTRPGADSVSAEDELSRLLPLVRALKKRKVPPLSIDTYKSAVAAACLSEGAEIVNDISGLDFDAKMAEIVAESGATVCLMHIKGTPKDMQKNPLYHDLISEVYTELSRKKERALQAGIEPERIMLDPGIGFGKSVSDNFVLIRRLSEFRSLRCPLLLGLSRKSFIGATIGGKPPEQRLNGSTVLHTLGVLGGADILRVHDVAEAKETLLLFNAWQEGYDYP; from the coding sequence ATGATTCATTCGATAAAAATTCTTAGCCTGTCCTCACGCACTGAGGAAGAACTGGCCTCGGATCTCGGCCGTTCCGGTGTTTCTCCGGAAGGTGTCAGAATCATGGCCGGGAAAGGGATCATTTTACCGCTGAAAATCTTCCGGGTTCCTGTTACAGAGGCCAATATTCTGAAACAGGAAATGCTGTCTCTGGGTGCGGATGCGGCGGTTTCCAGCGGAACAGTTGATCATTCGGCTGTCTACACAGACCTGATCCTGCTCGGAACCGGCAAGACTTATCTGGAGCTTGTGTCAAGGATTCGCCGCCACAATTTCCGGTTTTTAACAGCGCTGGCCGCGGAACTGGAATCTTTCCCTGACCAAAGGATCCGCATTTTCAAAGTCGGTGAAAAACAATATGAGCTTGGCCGCAGATATCTGATGGGAATTCTCAATCTCACACCTGATTCCTTTTATGCAGGCAGCAGGCTGAAATCCATCGATGAAGCGCTTGGCAGGGCCGACAGGATGGCTGAGGATGGGGCTGACTTCCTCGACCTGGGCGCTGAATCGACCAGGCCTGGCGCCGACTCAGTCAGCGCTGAAGATGAACTGTCCCGCCTGCTGCCCCTTGTCCGCGCTCTTAAAAAAAGGAAAGTTCCCCCTCTCTCCATAGACACTTACAAATCAGCCGTGGCTGCAGCCTGCCTCTCTGAAGGGGCTGAGATCGTAAACGATATCTCAGGCCTGGATTTTGATGCGAAAATGGCTGAAATTGTTGCTGAATCCGGGGCGACTGTTTGTCTGATGCATATCAAAGGTACTCCCAAGGACATGCAGAAAAATCCTCTCTACCACGATCTGATCAGCGAAGTGTACACTGAACTTTCCAGGAAAAAAGAGAGAGCTCTGCAAGCCGGGATCGAGCCCGAGCGGATCATGCTCGATCCAGGGATCGGTTTCGGGAAGAGCGTGAGCGACAATTTCGTCCTGATCCGCAGGCTTTCCGAGTTCAGGTCTCTGCGATGCCCTCTGCTGCTTGGGCTTTCCCGGAAATCCTTCATCGGCGCTACCATTGGAGGTAAACCACCTGAGCAGAGGCTCAATGGATCGACCGTGCTCCATACACTGGGAGTTCTTGGCGGTGCTGATATCCTGCGGGTGCACGATGTAGCAGAGGCTAAGGAAACGCTCCTTCTTTTCAATGCCTGGCAGGAAGGGTATGACTATCCGTAA
- a CDS encoding C1 family peptidase: protein MRSGIVILMLMVFAVTLYAETTVPIEQTYTRSERYTLVKQAQQIADENGNAFEVSIEAIPKYKNCTGLQQFTPEDLKRIVKKLHNKSFKASLQKWDWRDNKGVTPVKNQGDCGSCWAFAATANFEHNIMCADKKEVDLAEQDLLNCNKQGYGCDGGNLDCSEYFRDQGCAEESAEPYKAVKESCKALSRTYKINDTAVFEEDAEMMKSCIFYYGSIVTVVDADSPAFKAYAKGVYNIKGGTPNHAILAVGWDDAAGYWIIKNSWGEEWGDKGYGKVAYGQACIGQLNAVTDYKGQVQ, encoded by the coding sequence ATGAGATCGGGAATCGTAATTCTGATGCTGATGGTCTTTGCAGTCACGCTTTATGCAGAGACCACGGTGCCTATCGAACAGACCTACACCAGGTCCGAGCGCTATACATTGGTCAAGCAGGCACAGCAGATCGCAGATGAAAACGGAAACGCTTTCGAGGTTTCCATTGAAGCGATCCCTAAATACAAAAACTGCACAGGTCTGCAACAGTTCACCCCTGAGGACTTGAAGCGGATCGTTAAAAAACTGCATAACAAGAGTTTCAAGGCATCGCTGCAGAAATGGGACTGGCGCGATAACAAAGGGGTTACACCTGTGAAGAACCAGGGAGACTGCGGCAGCTGCTGGGCATTTGCAGCTACAGCCAATTTCGAGCACAACATCATGTGCGCAGATAAAAAGGAAGTCGACCTTGCCGAGCAGGACCTGCTCAACTGCAACAAGCAGGGCTATGGCTGCGACGGCGGAAACCTGGACTGTTCCGAATATTTCAGGGACCAGGGTTGTGCTGAAGAATCAGCGGAACCATACAAAGCAGTGAAGGAATCCTGCAAAGCGCTTTCCAGAACCTATAAAATAAACGATACTGCTGTTTTCGAGGAAGACGCGGAAATGATGAAATCCTGCATCTTTTATTATGGCTCAATCGTGACTGTGGTGGATGCTGACAGCCCTGCCTTCAAGGCATATGCCAAAGGCGTTTATAACATCAAGGGCGGCACTCCGAACCACGCCATCCTGGCAGTAGGCTGGGATGATGCGGCTGGTTACTGGATCATCAAGAATTCCTGGGGTGAGGAGTGGGGCGATAAAGGTTACGGAAAAGTGGCTTACGGCCAGGCCTGCATCGGGCAGCTGAATGCTGTCACCGACTATAAGGGACAGGTCCAATAA
- a CDS encoding prepilin-type N-terminal cleavage/methylation domain-containing protein: MKKKGISLVEMMIAIMILGVGIVFVTKMFGQGGYVVAKSKWELYAMCLANGEIERINFYSGAFSNLKASNKGAANWQDKWSPLDPGTDFLANKSVIPQEYLNAEYQKKISIEMVPSGTNNFLAKVNVSIKWHEMTSSGNKGFQLNVPTLIATPKPFFEYKQ, encoded by the coding sequence ATGAAGAAAAAAGGAATTTCCCTGGTAGAGATGATGATCGCCATCATGATTCTCGGAGTGGGGATCGTCTTTGTCACCAAGATGTTCGGGCAGGGCGGCTATGTAGTTGCCAAATCCAAGTGGGAACTTTATGCGATGTGCCTGGCCAACGGAGAAATCGAACGGATCAACTTTTACAGCGGGGCTTTCTCCAACCTCAAAGCCAGCAACAAGGGTGCAGCCAACTGGCAGGACAAGTGGAGCCCGCTCGATCCGGGAACCGATTTTCTGGCCAATAAAAGCGTGATTCCTCAGGAATATCTCAATGCCGAGTATCAGAAGAAGATCTCGATCGAGATGGTGCCCAGCGGCACTAATAATTTCCTGGCCAAGGTCAATGTCTCGATCAAATGGCACGAGATGACATCCAGCGGCAACAAAGGGTTCCAGCTGAACGTGCCTACCCTGATCGCCACACCAAAGCCCTTCTTTGAATATAAACAATAA
- a CDS encoding C1 family peptidase codes for MRSGIAILILLFFAFTLYAETAASLDNTLSRSERYDIYQKALQIAAENGNAFEVSMEAIPKYRNTPGLIPFNSEKVKMLSKKMSRFNAKANLAKWDWRDHDGVTPAKNQGACGSCWDFAATANLEHSIKCFDSLEVDLSEQDLLNCNKQGYDCTGGQLDCSEYFLNGAALEADCKYKATTEACSTGLTRAYNIKDWAFFTEDVEMMKSCIYYYGSIVTVVDADDPGFKAYSKGIYNVKGGTPNHAILAVGWDDSDEVFIIKNSQMGEAWGDKGYGKVKYGCACIGQENVVIDYKGQLAH; via the coding sequence ATGAGATCTGGAATCGCAATTTTGATACTGCTGTTCTTTGCATTCACGCTTTATGCCGAAACTGCGGCTAGTCTGGACAACACTCTGAGCAGGTCCGAGCGCTACGATATTTATCAAAAAGCTCTGCAGATCGCTGCAGAAAACGGCAATGCTTTTGAGGTTTCCATGGAGGCAATCCCGAAATATAGAAATACCCCAGGATTGATCCCCTTCAACAGTGAAAAAGTGAAAATGCTGTCGAAAAAAATGAGTCGTTTCAATGCCAAGGCCAACCTGGCCAAATGGGACTGGCGGGACCACGACGGAGTAACACCTGCGAAGAATCAAGGAGCATGCGGCAGCTGCTGGGATTTTGCGGCCACAGCCAATCTGGAGCACTCGATCAAGTGTTTTGACTCCCTGGAAGTGGATCTTTCCGAGCAGGACCTGCTGAACTGCAATAAGCAGGGTTATGACTGCACCGGCGGGCAGCTTGACTGTTCTGAATATTTTTTAAACGGCGCAGCCCTTGAAGCTGACTGTAAATATAAGGCAACCACTGAAGCCTGCAGCACCGGCCTGACCAGGGCATATAACATCAAGGACTGGGCTTTTTTCACTGAAGATGTGGAAATGATGAAATCCTGTATTTATTATTACGGTTCCATCGTGACAGTAGTGGATGCCGATGATCCGGGCTTTAAAGCCTATTCCAAGGGAATCTACAATGTAAAGGGCGGCACTCCCAACCATGCCATCCTGGCAGTGGGCTGGGACGACAGCGATGAAGTCTTTATTATTAAGAATTCCCAGATGGGTGAAGCATGGGGCGACAAAGGCTACGGCAAAGTTAAATATGGTTGCGCCTGTATCGGTCAGGAGAATGTGGTGATCGATTATAAGGGCCAGCTCGCTCACTAA
- a CDS encoding type II secretion system protein codes for MKKKGFSLPEILVVVALFGILIPVLYWVYKANWLVFHRTTQQQALQEDIRDCLNKMIIDVKSAYKIEVAKAGPDGCIKIQRFNGYAKKDSTTAPPSISYKPQELVEIEYSVDSAKKLLSHKVGGSTRDSYPNIGTMEVVPLTPDTANYTFKAAAAGDKDKIAGFSVYIMGSYLDDSMKGKAQVVEVETKMFSHFLRNYLIFGYDGKPFMPEGGYFTNLEVPGAGNDEF; via the coding sequence ATGAAGAAAAAAGGATTCAGCTTACCGGAAATACTGGTCGTTGTGGCGCTGTTCGGAATCCTGATCCCTGTGCTGTACTGGGTTTACAAGGCCAACTGGCTGGTCTTCCACCGCACCACCCAGCAGCAGGCCCTGCAGGAGGACATCCGCGACTGCCTGAACAAGATGATCATAGACGTCAAATCAGCCTATAAGATCGAAGTGGCAAAAGCAGGCCCTGATGGATGCATCAAAATCCAGCGCTTCAATGGCTATGCCAAGAAAGACTCCACTACAGCCCCGCCCAGCATCAGCTATAAGCCGCAGGAACTGGTGGAAATCGAATATTCCGTTGACAGCGCCAAGAAACTTCTCTCACATAAAGTCGGCGGCTCAACCAGAGACTCATACCCGAATATCGGAACAATGGAAGTGGTTCCTCTGACGCCTGATACGGCAAATTACACCTTCAAAGCAGCAGCTGCCGGAGACAAAGACAAGATCGCAGGCTTTTCAGTCTACATCATGGGCTCATATTTGGATGATTCCATGAAAGGAAAAGCCCAGGTAGTCGAAGTGGAAACCAAGATGTTTTCCCACTTTCTGAGGAATTATCTGATTTTTGGATATGACGGCAAACCCTTTATGCCTGAAGGCGGCTATTTCACCAACCTGGAAGTGCCTGGCGCAGGTAATGATGAATTTTAG
- the rho gene encoding transcription termination factor Rho, protein MEVQELRSKSQKELQALAKKMEIENYTKLGKDDLFLKVYGKFNQEAGHEISSGHLEVLNEGYGFLRVKDYSFSDKDVYVSPILIKKFDLRMGDLIIGPIKGPRDNEKYAALIKPDLINTLIPEENINRLHFDDLVPLHPDKKFTLECDPTDMSTRIIDLITPIGMGQRGLIVSPPKAGKTILLQKIANSMTRNNPEIKIIILLIDERPEEVTDMIRSTHCEVVASTFDEPIQRHIQVSEIVINKAKRLVELGKDVVILLDSITRLARAYNLSMPNTGQTLTGGVNPAALYKPKKFFGAARNIEFGGSLTILATALVDTNSKMDEVIFEEFKGTGNMELILDRKLFEKRIFPAVDIKKSGTRKEELLLGEDVLNKVWILRRVLNPLSSSESVELLLRKLSGTKTNEEFLKSMTQQEDL, encoded by the coding sequence ATGGAAGTCCAGGAATTGCGCAGCAAGAGTCAGAAGGAATTGCAGGCTCTGGCCAAAAAGATGGAGATTGAAAATTACACCAAGTTAGGAAAGGACGACCTGTTCCTGAAAGTCTATGGAAAATTCAATCAGGAAGCGGGACATGAAATATCATCAGGACATCTGGAGGTCCTCAACGAGGGATATGGTTTCCTCAGAGTCAAGGATTACTCTTTTTCCGACAAGGACGTCTATGTCTCACCGATCCTGATCAAGAAGTTCGACCTGAGAATGGGCGACCTCATCATAGGACCGATCAAGGGACCCAGAGACAACGAAAAATACGCTGCCCTGATCAAGCCGGACCTGATCAATACGCTGATACCTGAGGAAAACATAAACCGGCTTCATTTCGACGATCTGGTTCCACTTCATCCGGACAAGAAATTCACTCTGGAATGCGATCCGACTGACATGTCCACCCGTATCATTGACCTGATCACCCCGATCGGAATGGGACAGCGCGGCCTGATAGTTTCCCCGCCCAAAGCCGGGAAAACCATACTTCTTCAGAAAATAGCCAACAGCATGACCCGCAACAATCCGGAGATCAAGATCATCATTCTGCTGATCGACGAGCGGCCCGAGGAAGTCACGGACATGATCCGCTCCACTCATTGCGAAGTGGTGGCTTCCACCTTCGATGAGCCGATTCAGCGGCATATACAGGTTTCGGAGATCGTGATCAACAAGGCGAAACGGCTGGTGGAACTCGGTAAGGACGTGGTGATACTGCTGGACAGCATTACCAGGCTTGCCAGGGCTTATAATCTGTCCATGCCGAATACCGGGCAGACTCTTACCGGAGGAGTCAACCCCGCAGCCCTGTATAAACCGAAAAAATTCTTCGGGGCAGCCAGGAACATTGAATTCGGCGGCAGCCTCACCATTCTGGCCACTGCCCTGGTCGATACCAACAGCAAGATGGACGAGGTAATTTTCGAGGAATTCAAGGGAACCGGTAATATGGAATTGATCCTGGACCGCAAGCTGTTTGAAAAGCGGATTTTTCCGGCAGTAGACATCAAAAAGTCCGGCACACGCAAGGAAGAACTGCTTCTGGGCGAGGATGTGCTGAATAAAGTCTGGATTCTGCGCAGGGTTCTAAACCCGCTCTCTTCCAGCGAAAGTGTCGAACTGCTGCTGCGGAAGCTTTCAGGCACCAAGACCAACGAGGAATTTTTGAAATCAATGACTCAGCAGGAGGATCTTTGA
- the nadC gene encoding carboxylating nicotinate-nucleotide diphosphorylase — MNRLYLKRLVELALIEDLGFQNGPDADIFGNTPGSAMIEFQEEGIVAGLEAVVEVFRQLSPDVRVELLKKDGDCIQKGDKVVSLHGKIGEILSGERTALNFLQHCSGIATRTRNLVNRLPKQVKLLDTRKTVPGLRALQKYSVRIGGGYNHRYGLTDLLMLKTNQVRYFGSVKKTVEKARKVYGHRLKIEVEVSTFKEFEEALYSQVDIVMLDNFSPEDVSTAAGMRTDGFPLLEASGGIDEENIETFAKAGIDMISMGALTHSVKVLRIHLVLGS, encoded by the coding sequence TTGAACCGTCTGTACTTAAAAAGACTGGTTGAACTGGCTCTGATAGAAGATCTGGGTTTTCAGAACGGACCGGACGCCGATATTTTCGGGAACACTCCCGGGTCAGCCATGATCGAGTTTCAGGAGGAAGGGATTGTGGCTGGACTTGAGGCCGTGGTTGAGGTGTTCCGTCAGCTTTCTCCGGATGTCCGGGTGGAGCTCTTGAAGAAAGACGGCGACTGTATCCAAAAGGGAGATAAGGTGGTTTCCCTGCACGGCAAGATCGGAGAAATACTCAGCGGCGAACGCACTGCCCTGAATTTTCTTCAACACTGCTCCGGGATTGCCACCCGCACCAGGAACTTAGTGAACAGGCTGCCCAAGCAAGTAAAGCTCCTCGACACCAGGAAAACAGTTCCGGGACTGCGGGCTCTTCAAAAATACTCGGTCAGGATCGGGGGAGGCTACAATCACAGATATGGGCTGACAGATCTGCTGATGCTGAAGACCAATCAGGTCCGATATTTCGGCTCTGTCAAGAAAACCGTGGAAAAAGCCCGCAAAGTATACGGACACAGACTGAAGATCGAAGTCGAAGTCAGCACATTCAAAGAATTCGAGGAAGCCCTGTATTCGCAGGTCGACATTGTGATGCTGGACAACTTTTCACCTGAGGACGTCAGTACCGCGGCAGGGATGCGGACAGACGGCTTCCCGCTCCTGGAAGCATCCGGTGGAATCGACGAGGAAAACATCGAGACCTTTGCCAAGGCCGGCATCGACATGATTTCCATGGGAGCGCTTACCCATTCAGTAAAGGTTTTAAGAATTCATCTGGTGCTGGGAAGCTGA